The Neoarius graeffei isolate fNeoGra1 chromosome 1, fNeoGra1.pri, whole genome shotgun sequence region ttctttttgaacgagtcttcgaagtgaacgactagaactagttcgcgctgcctctccATTCTCGGTCGTTCgtgaatcagcagtctctgctcgctggcagcagggcggtcgctgaatctcggtcgttggcgaatcagcaggatctgttcagtagcagaagggcgtccaacttgcattttgatctgtgcagagcagcgccactttacttctttaagggctatctgagccctattatcagagcgttgacacatgccaggtcttttagtttacaatttagagctctcactcagcaatacatttcagttcacagcaaacgagctcagcagttcgcgaacgaacgaacagccagcagccagcctgcctgctgccatactgggctgggcgcatagcaattgtttatgtagtctttttcagataatgctaggataatgtttttcttccatctttttctcaagcacattgtaatgtatgaaaatctattgtggatggcacctctgccacctctcgttcactcaagatgaactaaacttcggacgacagccattgttgtgctgctttggtgtgacgtcatcaaaatgaacgagtgaacgaactgaacgaacgaatttctttgctgaactgactgacatgaacgaactggcggaaatgaatcgccatgtcccaccaataatgtcagtggctgtgacaagacgtgttatgctctgcagtaaaaaaaaaaacattggtacaaagcaagcccgttcacttttttatgctgataagagaattacaatggtttttcatgtgacaaaaatgtgcgattaaattttgattaatcgcgagttaactatgacagtcgcgacattaatcgcgattaaatattttaatcgcttgacagcactaataaattgCTGTCCCACTTAGGCAAGATGTACATGGGGCTAAGGGTTGGAATTCTTATGACCTGAGATACCTGCTGAAGATGCAGTCGGGCTCCCAACAGTGTGAATACTCTGACCACCCTGCCACCAAGGAACACCATCAAGAGGAGGAACTTACAACACTATATCACAGACagatagatttactttattgatcccaagctgggaaattgttacagcagcaagttaacagggcggcactgttgcctcacagcaagaaggtccgggttcgagccctgtggccagcaagggcctatctgtgcggagtttgcatgttctccccatgtctgcgtgggtttcctccgggtgctccggtttcccccacaatccaaagacatgcaggttaggttaacatggggcggccttgggctgaagtgctcttgagcaaggtcccctaacccccaactgctccctaggtgctgtagtatagtagcctgggcccgcccatcctaagtgtgacacaacacgggggcctgttgcgaacttagtctggcaaggcaagctatctccagctcttccaagctcccgaaaaatcgggagccaatcaactttgagcatctccaacggccctgggtagaggcgtgttcaaggcagtgacgtagtagaactgcgaccggaagccatagattgtttacagaatctatgccggaagcgcttcattcactagaaacgttacgaacatggagcagcggcaagcctttgacacagcggtagatgctgtattgaaagcattcaacgggaagttctcattgaaaaccagGGTTAGATCTTAACACTAGCCCGCTAGCCCGTGGCTAGTGCAGATAGCCACGGGCTAGTGCAAAATCTCTGCTACTAGCCTGTGTTGGCTAGTGCAATAACTTGACATGGGTGTGGCCATCTTGAATCACGCAAAATGAACTGAAATGAACGCAAAATGAACTGGTGACTTACTTTCACTTAGTGAATAATCCCACCCTTAAAGGGAAAATAATTGTGATATTTCTTCAAGTGTTGTGGTTTGTACTTAACAAACAGAAATTAATTTTACTTGTAACTCTCAGTTGACTGCCATCATGTACTTGTATCTTCCTATGTTGCCATTAGATCTCATTTATGTTTGTTACCCTGACAGTATTGCTACATGTATGTGCACAATTAATGAATAtttttttgtatggaatgtttacTTGTACAAGAATTAGTCATGTTCTTTTCTAGTCCAAGATAAGTTTATGATTTCAGTTCTAGTCCATTTCTATAAGAATTTGCTATGTTTTTTTCCAGTCTAAGGCAACTGAATGATTTCAGTTCTAGTCCATTTTGCGAGATTACTACATGTACTAGTCTACTTAACTGTAAGCAATGACTACCTCTTTTATACTTCAAAGTGACAATTATGGTTTGAAACACAAAGTCACATATGAGAACCATGATGGATTGAATAAAGTACTGGTTTTGTTACACTGAATTGGGAGCTTCTGTTGTTTCAACTTGTTCATTGTTTAGTATTTAAAATTCTTTCAGTTGTCACAGGAATTGGGCTTAAAATAGCGGGCTAGTGCAACACTCTGCGGGCTAGTGCAATTTGCAAGCcactagcccggctggctagtgcagaaaaaccttaagatctaaccctggaaaacggagcaaagagcagccctggaggtatttatcttcttcctgttactcaagcagtttccgtcgcgtcacatacgtcagaggaaagagtgatgtgattggtttaagcttcgtcacagccttttctggctttgaccagtagcaaactgaggcatttcagggaggcgggtcaaccacgcactttgggaaacggttgggcttaatatctttgccagaccaaatgctcgcagagctttgaagttgcgttagccagactagtagtatagctgcccactgctctgtgcacgtttgtgttcactgcttccgatgggttaaatgcagagcacGAATatcattgtgcttgagtgtgcatgtgacataaaggctgcttcttcttctaatctCTTGTGTTTATTTCACCAACTATTTTAGATATAAACCGACTATTTTATAGACAAACTTTTCATTTAGGTTTAGTGGAAATTGCTATGCAGCATATTACTACACAGGAAATTACTCCACAGGAACAGAGCTCAAAATAGAGAGAAAATCAGAAGCTGATACAAACACTTCCCTAAAACTCATGTTTTGAGATTTTCAGGTCTTCATGTTTTATTTTTCtggtgtaattaaaaaaaaaaaaaaactatctctCAACCTttgttctctgtttatctgtatccATTTCTCCGGTACTATAAAGTATTTTCTGTAACCACCCTTGTGACAACAGAAAAGTAAGAACAGAATGATATAAAATGTATTCATTCTTTTACAGTAAGCAGTCTTGTCCTGATCAGGGTTGTTTTGGATCCTGGACGTGAATCAGGAATACATATCAGTCCATCATGTATTTTAATTTTGCTTTTAgacacaaaaaaatatataattaattGTAGAGAAACAAAGCCTCTAAAATGTGAGTCCTTCATTAGCTGTTCAAGCTTGTTCAAGTCCGTGGGATATAACTCAACATTTGTTCTTTGCGTAATGTCAGTCATGTCTGTTTCTGATTGCAGAACGACTGTTCAGTTAGTCATATCTTAAAACAGCTTTGAGCACATTAGATAGTTACTTTTACTTTTTGTTCTTTTATGTGTATTTTATTAGACTCCTATACATACGTAAGCCTGAATGCCACACAGTGAACACACTGATTTGCCCGTCTGTTACTAAGGTTGGAATTCAGACGCTGTTTGCTTTCACTATTGTTCTAGTTTTCACAATGGCGAAAATATGCACGATATCCGACAACGAGTCTGACGCGTCAGGTGATCAAGAAGACACCGAGCACTTTGATATCAACCACGGAGCCGAGGCGTCTCATCCTGAGCACCACCTATCTGTTCCACAGACATCCCGAGGTGAGTCTGTCTCTAGGCTTGGGCCTGTGGGGAAATGTCCAGAGGCCTTTACCTGTGTCATATACTCTGTATCTAGGATGCACAAACACAAAGTATAGTGATCCCTAGTTAAAAACACGTCCCCTAGTTTTGTGAGTAAAGAAAGTGGAGTTAGAGATGAAGAATTTCCACACACTGAGTTATAATGTTCGTTCAACACTACACGTTGTGTCTATTATTGGTGTCTGATTGTAGGAGAGCTAACGGCAAGGTCTAGGAATTTGTCTGTAAATGAAGAGGTCCTCCAGGAGGCTATTGACGGGAGAGCCGGAGATGGAGAGTCTTTCCGACCTAGATCTCGTTCAGCGCCTCCGGTTTTATGGGCCGCCAAGAAATATGGCAGGGAGCTGAGGAGGATGAGCGATGAGTTTGACACCTTATTCGACAAAGGGGTAATATAGAGATCAAATAGAAGAGCAGAAAAAGGGATTGAGGGTTTGAAGCTGCTGGTAGATTTAAGGAATATTTAAcacttattccatgaaatcaagtcgtacacgagctgatagtcgACAAGACGCGTAGTaaagagtcggctataagccgtgtatgacgagattgagtggaatgactgttttattctatccacattcactggattttaagaaatggAAGATTTTTCTTTTGCCAATTTGATAAATAGAAACTTTATAcagaacgtccaacaaaatcatttccgcttagaatgtgaacaaacccgtgaaatgacagtagcaatttgtgaaaaatgctataataataatttttgaaaaataaaaaaaaagatatgttcttaacatcaaatacttctgttgcttgtttgtatttttatttttttttggtttcgttttcgagtagtttctatttcatcctcggttggttcagcagcatacgccgccattttgttttgctctacttatggtatatgagctgatagcctagtagtagagtagccaagcaGAGCGCACGATTGGTCTTATCCAGTGACTGTGAATAGAATAATTCAAAATGTACACACTACTTCTTTCTCTATTTCCCAAGTGTTGATCAGCTAAGACATGTTTGGTGTACGTGACTAGTCTTGTGCAGGAACTGAGGGTGGGAAAAGAAGTCAGGAAAGCTTCTCACCACCTGTTTAACATCATGCAGAGTACAAACTTAAATCACTCCACACACGTCTCGACGACATTGTTTGGCTCATAAAATACCATATGTACATAAACAGCCTAATAAAATAGCAGAATAAGTCTGCGTCaatgtaaatatataaacaaaACTAGATTTACAGTTGAGATCAACAGCTTATGGACATGAACGTCATGGTAGTATTGGACTTCCAGTGATTTTCGTTGAACTTTTTCTGGGGAAGCatgattgtacaacatgcatCTTGAATAGAAATAAAGAATAAttcggtgcacaagttttaattttttattttgggttttctgaaatcaacatagggACAAAATGTACATGTAGCGCACCTAATATTTGGCTAAATGTCCATGTTTGAAGGTAATCtgttagagatttttttttttaatatctttttttactgtttggaataaagcaatcaatcagatTACAAATTTGTCACTGCTTGAAAGTGGTGtgggatttttaaatttttttcctgGCATGCAGTTTGTACATTTCTAAACTAGTAGTTGTGATGTATCTTTACATACGTATTAGCAATATTAGCTTCATAGCACCAGTGCACAAGTAAATTCTTACACCAAAAATGTCTTCAGTACTTTTCAACTTGTACATCTTGAAATGACTTTCTAGTTTTGAAGATTTATGAAAAATCAGCCTGACTgatgcctacagtggtgcttgaaagtttgtgaaccctttagaattttctttatttctgcataaatatgacctaagacgacatcagattttcatacaagtcctaaaagtagataaagagaacccagttaaacaaatgagacaaaaatattatacttggtcatttatttattgaggaaaatgatccaatattacatatctgtgagtggcaaaagtatgtgaacctctaggatcagcagttaatttgaaggtgaaattagagtcaggtgttttcaatcagtgggatgacaatcaggtgtgagtgggcaccctgttttatttaaagaacagggatctatcaaagtctgatcttcacaacacatgtttgtggaagtgtatcacggcacgaacaaaggagatttctgaggacctcagaaaaagcgttgttgatgctcatcaggctggaaaaggttacaaaaccatctctaaagagtttggactccaccaatccacagtcagacagattgtgaacaaatggaggaaattcaagaccattgttaccctccccaggagtggtcgaccaacaaagatcactccaaaagcaaggcgtgtaatagtcggcgaggtcacaaaggaccccagggtaacttctaagcaattgaaggcccctctcacattggctaatgttaatgttcatgagtccaccatcaggagaacactgaacaccaatggtgtgcatggcagggttgcaaggagaaagccactgctctccaaaaagaacattgctgcttgtctgcagtttgctaaagatcacgtggacaagccagaaggctattggaaaaatgttttgtggatggatcagaccagaatagaacttttttggtttaaatgagaagcattatgtttggagaaaggaaaacacagcattccagcataagaaccttatcccatctgtgaaacatggtggtggtagcatcatggtttgggcctgttttgctgcatctgggccaggacggcttgcgatcattgatggaacaatgaattctgaattataccagcgaattctaaaggaaaatgtcaggacatctgtccatgaactgaatctcaagagaaggtgggtcacgcagcaagacaacgaccctaagcacacaagtcgttctaccaaagaatggttaaagaagaataaagtgaatgttttggaatggccaagtcaaagtcctgaccttaatcccatcgaaatgttgtggaaggacctgaagcgagcagttcatgtgaggaaacccaccaacatcccagagttgaagctgttctgtacggaggaatgggctaaaattcctccaagccggtgtgcaggactgatcaacagttaccgcaaacgtttagttgcagttattgctgcacaagggggtcacaccagatactgaaagcaatggttcacatacttttgccactcacagatatgtaatattggatcattttcctcaataaataaatgaccaagtataatatttttgtctcatttgtttaactgggttctctttatctacttttaggacttgtgtgaaaatctgatgtcgtcttaggtcatatttatgcagaaataaagaaaattctaaagggttcacaaactttcaagcaccactgtacatgcataaGTAAAATGTCTGTTTACCTGAAATGTAACCAAGCAGGAAAACTACATATGGTGTATTTATTACTCTATAAAACAAAATCCTCTTTTCTCATATGAATTTCGTCCTTTGACAGATGAAGAGGGTGAAGAGTGCAGGTACAGCCTGTCAGATGCACACCTCCCGCAGCTGGTTCAACTTCCTCTGGAGCCACCAGGAGTCAGAGAGTGAGACCATGAGCAGTCTGACAGTACAAGACACCCGTCCTGCAGAGTGACGCATCTCTGGAGAAGTCTTGTAAATTACGAACGAGCGAACATTAGTTATGCCGTATATAAAGAATCAAGAGGAAACTCCGAATCCAGAACTTTTGTCTTCATGGACTAGTTTAAAACCTTCCTCAGAACCTGGTAGCGATTGGGACCCTGGACCAATCACAGTCTCCACCATCACCTGAGTGATATTTACTACTACAGAACAAACACACGGAGATTGTTTCCTGGGTCTGGGCTCCACTACTGTGGGGAAACTATATGAGCTGTTTGGGCAGAATGACCGGTTAGTTCAGTGCGTGTGAGATTCAATCAGAACTACTGGAGCATTGAGAAGAATGCAACAATGGCGCTCACTGCTATCTTTCCTGGCTGTAGGAAAACATTTCTTGTCTATGGTGTGGGTTAACGAAATAATCACAAAAACAATAACAAACATAGCTTTCAGTTGCTATGTTGAACTAATTACCCTTTCAACTCCTACAGCCTTACTTGAGAAATGTAAATGAATACAAATAAATGTACTGAATGAACAGATTAATTTTACAATGAGCCATAAAAGTAATAACTGATCTTTGTATCTTAGGGGTATGAAGTGTAGGGGAAAAGGACTTTGATCAGTTTTCGTGTGCACGTAAATCTTTTGTCATCTCTATCCTAATGGAGCATTCTGCAATCTGAGAGCAATAAGACAAGTAGGATTGTAAAAATTTGTAAAACATAGCAACAGGGCCTTACAATCATTATTACTGTACTTGAAAATATAAAAACGAAATGACTTGCAATGCTTTTAACACTGTTGAATAACTTACCATTATATTTTATAATTACACTGTGAACgactattaaaaaaaatcactgcaagagtttttttttttttatcgtttCTTAAATGGTATTTAGCTGCAGTGCGTTTTGAGGAAAGTGCAGTTTTACAAAAATACTTTTACATACAGGGCTCTAcatttaacttttgaaaccacttgtccgaatgtgaagttgacttgtccgaagaaatatttgagaaaaaaaactatttgtaacccaacaatctttatggcatttgtttctgaattcacaacatatgcataatatctatgaatcaaaagtaatcaatacttgatatactgaggcaaaagttcaaaaatatagtaaaacagactgattgataccataattcaccaattattctgctgaagttcagaagcaacatattccaatagagtagaaattatgaacataaaattttaagaacaaaataactatacaggtaggcgtcgacttacgacctatgcgacttacaactgatcgactttacgaccgtctggttatgactggcaagtgtttcccagctgagctagctgagtgtacgacagtttccgccccagctcctggtttatgaaacgagcaaatgctcccgccagctcgagcgctgcaacagctgatgatgacgtagacgacccacagccaagcgccagtgatgccagcggtcactaaattttgtattttgctatgttttacatttgtattttggtatgtttcaaactaacatgttttctatttttcacacctgtatttcgtattttttgttttgcacatattaaacgaattgtacagtacgcagtgtagtatgcagtgtttgacttaaaccaaataatgagccaaggtaatgaaataagaaaatgttgataaaataagactttaagatgattacaatatcattacacatcacaatatacttacgttcatttaacacaggccgacttacgaccagatcggtttacgaccggtcagtcgtaaccaaacgcagtcataagtcgacgactacctgtactatgagatccagaaacactaaccattatatacacacagatcagtactctgcagttcagtaacaaatatcacaaaaagtaacatcataaaatttatgacttgatgagatatcactagtttggacaagagaaacaaataacaatgctacaaataaaaacaactgataacaacattgactgattaatactgtaaatcactgattattatacacaaatctagttatcaaatgacaagataatatatcttatgaaaacctccacacctctattgactcacagatgaatggatacaaataaagtttctattcatcttcatctatcaacccttgagttctgctccatcaattggactccatcaatcattaatttattttcagaaattgaaaaccagaaaattaaaattatattttcatttttaaattattaattttgaatatatatccgccactgattaattgttgtctaattattcagtgtggctcctgtatggtattgaatggtaaaaaaaaagataatttaaaataatccataattatatctaaattatagagtccgatgtttcaaatccctaaactcccattactaattagttaattaatacagctggtaacctaattagcagccatttgacagct contains the following coding sequences:
- the badb gene encoding BCL2 associated agonist of cell death b, translating into MAKICTISDNESDASGDQEDTEHFDINHGAEASHPEHHLSVPQTSRGELTARSRNLSVNEEVLQEAIDGRAGDGESFRPRSRSAPPVLWAAKKYGRELRRMSDEFDTLFDKGMKRVKSAGTACQMHTSRSWFNFLWSHQESESETMSSLTVQDTRPAE